The genomic region CAATATCACGTTCGCCAAACAAAAAGACCTTCATCCCCTACCCGGGATGAAGGTCTTGCGCAACTCAAACAACCTTTGTTTGAGCCCAGGATGCCGAGCAGCCTCGCAGCTGCTGGATTGACGACATACTGGCCGCCAGTATCGGCGGTTTGCTACTCCCCTTATCCAACGCGCGTTCACGCATTCAGCTTTTGTTTGGCGATGTTCGCCAGTTCACTGAACGCCTGCTGATCGTTGACAGCCAAATCAGCCAGCATCTTGCGATTGATATCGACGCCGGCCTGTTTCAATCCGTGCATCAGGCGGCTGTATGACAAGCCATTATTGCGGGCAGCCGCATTAATCCGCGCAATCCAGAGTTTCCGAAAGT from Bacillus thermozeamaize harbors:
- a CDS encoding 50S ribosomal protein L20, whose product is MARVKGGPVTRRRRKKVLKLARGYFGSKHRLFRTAKQQVMKSYMYAYRDRRQRKRDFRKLWIARINAAARNNGLSYSRLMHGLKQAGVDINRKMLADLAVNDQQAFSELANIAKQKLNA